A single Macaca mulatta isolate MMU2019108-1 chromosome 11, T2T-MMU8v2.0, whole genome shotgun sequence DNA region contains:
- the LRRC10 gene encoding leucine-rich repeat-containing protein 10, whose product MGNTIRALVAFIPADRCQNYVVRDLHEMPLDKMVDLSGSQLHRFPLHVCSFKELVKLYLSDNHLNSLPPELGQLQNLQILALDFNNFKALPQVVCTLKQLCILYLGNNKLCDLPSELSLLQNLRTLWIEANCLTQLPEVVCELSLLKTLHAGSNALRLLPGQLRHLQELRTIWLSGNRLTDFPAVLLHMPFLEVIDVDQNSIRYFPSLAHLSSLKLVIYDHNPCRNAPKVAKGVRRVGRWAEETPEPDPRKARRYALVREESQELQAPVPPPPLPPTNS is encoded by the coding sequence ATGGGGAACACCATCAGGGCCCTCGTGGCCTTCATCCCTGCTGACCGCTGCCAGAACTATGTGGTCAGGGACCTCCATGAGATGCCGCTGGACAAGATGGTGGATCTGAGTGGGAGCCAGTTACACCGCTTCCCCCTGCACGTGTGCTCCTTCAAGGAGCTGGTCAAGCTCTACCTGAGCGACAACCACCTCAACAGCCTGCCTCCGGAGCTGGGGCAGCTACAGAACCTGCAGATTCTGGCCTTGGATTTCAACAACTTCAAGGCTCTGCCCCAAGTGGTGTGCACCTTGAAACAACTCTGCATCCTCTACCTGGGCAACAACAAACTCTGCGACCTCCCCAGTGAGCTGAGCCTGCTCCAGAACCTCAGGACCCTATGGATCGAGGCCAACTGCCTCACCCAGCTGCCAGAGGTTGTCTGTGAGCTGAGTCTCCTTAAGACTCTGCATGCCGGCTCTAATGCCCTGCGTTTGCTGCCAGGCCAGCTCCGGCACCTCCAGGAGCTGAGGACCATCTGGCTCTCGGGCAACCGGCTAACTGACTTCCCCGCTGTGCTGCTTCACATGCCCTTCCTGGAGGTGATTGATGTGGACCAGAACAGCATCCGTTACTTCCCCAGCCTGGCCCATCTGTCAAGTCTGAAGCTGGTCATCTATGACCACAATCCTTGCAGGAATGCACCCAAGGTGGCCAAAGGTGTGCGCCGTGTGGGGAGATGGGCAGAGGAGACGCCAGAGCCTGACCCTAGAAAAGCCAGGCGCTATGCGTTGGTCAGAGAGGAAAGCCAGGAGCTACAGGCACCAGTCCcccctcctccacttcctcctaCCAACTCCTGA